One window of the Phycodurus eques isolate BA_2022a chromosome 7, UOR_Pequ_1.1, whole genome shotgun sequence genome contains the following:
- the brca2 gene encoding breast cancer type 2 susceptibility protein isoform X1 — protein MYDHLTEELWKELGPVDRDWFQLLTTRAFSREGNVSDQEDQLCPNQEGKFKTPLGKTAAAAAESQQFSTPKVFRRAYGVSPDAKDQQQEKETLPWSGRSPCLFRLSKNTFPGLNYGHAQPHTPGCFDLLNTPQKSPASYAQHISESLGANIHPDISWTSSLNTPPALPSTLILSKADESPCPVTFSVGKSVVLVRKLFPSLSNASCNGATSPQSNDPPVFLQDSDSPEADPHPASQRPPHGSLEHSDGIWRKQVLDTIEDEAIRSPVASVLDNAENSPDTFFTNRNSVLRKVKSDRMQRRQEERHSSSSDVSTESKPVSPEQGESDQELCRKHPVECGDTGLTQWSPLSLSDILATTVAPQVGDKSTSTQAKNECNSGQPVRPSLNTAGFTKKKTKFIYTIDKEKHSLKNNSKQGHELSVTLVPKTCDEAGGCNISDGKEELQQWEHIPREKLPPLLRANTQDLDMSQLCRAFAQDFSQMSHLGAPSKAAPPPPSPPPPSSFSPLACLTALKVARQKAKRQASVHREAPLDESVAEVVASDSGFLSASADFSHVTTSCLEKPNPSDQCTLESTSREQSKVCLEELSLGTATKDTSARLLCSPADLPCPPLLLQSSDCEKTQKNEAVYLLSKQLTGFKTASNRGIQISAANLQKAEHLFDETIGQQPIKVVCDKEISATLSSVVSRPVKVSRKCLWKDDENSSETDEGKPRSDSSIKQVQNAPKSPGNMSTGACQIDQHIRCDWYAKEEIPAIPSSAPSRLIRVSKKVSLSPKEDRLAFELYDTEESLQSVSSSIKRLQNGPKSPGNMNAVACQADQPIEYDLDAEVGNPAFAVAPLGQKLNQGNCQLTASEKADVKELCILLEEEDSQFEFTQFRTVKVKQLGQEGSTSSPTVGKDLDPDFLSSINFDDSFCTEANEKIVFTSNDKTNHEEPNVAKEPPLEPLKKEATISSRFQTAEAGVMRVSKKCLKKTKHLLHDLEWGTSAHKPSGEDCRRTLHESTSQKENNFKDSQGFLSSVKPVQSSPKSTGDMQAAMHQGGFQMASGKTILISPRAMQRGNAVFKNCIHENEHHLVGSKPLTNPALSSSASPTLVSSIDSYLSSSAGFRPAGGKGVPLSAEAMAQAKHLLQEEQVKCGTSLGIKHVDRRPSGFQTAGGKQVAVSVAALKKAKSLLDDCNEVEEHPSRYPPERKCEVLSDSEKPGSFSDKSFFDNLCSTLESPSVSGVKAFNAKRGNATNVEKDGSKYPVEKEEIQHSENHANPSLEVGSSSLGGGGFSTASGKKVCVSAAAMKKAKHLLQEDHEDDLSSEMKHKCFSGFERVDCRSGGFQTAGGKQLVVSSATLKKAKVLLNDCDAIEKQRACYPASRKSEFLSASRNPVSFSAKADLCSVSESPAAKTCGLKPANATNMEKMAEPNMNAGPFLENKNIHHHNLENHGTPSLERGSSSLSGGGFCTASGKKVMVSTAAMAKAKHLLQDDHEDDSTKHGSFLRVERINHRFLTAGGKRVAVSPAAVKDAANSLLDCDSVEEQPPLDAPARKSKFLSASEKPLSFLDNRVFDQVGPTSESLSVSGLKVKLNCLNYPMENENIQHHDKLENHLDFVASFPSGGGFSTASGKKVSVSAVAIEKAKQLLQEDRNDDLSTKMKHGCFSGVERVDRHIGGFQTAGGKQVAISSTALKKAKSLLDDYDSVEEHPSRYPLSKKSEFLASEMPANSLFDNLDSTSEGPAVNTNDANTASEETLDGSFLIAGETNRKTSVPNKATREADDYFQDRMDSNDGMPGKDKETRSEEVKINAFKFENVNGAPFADKNIGPHNNLENHGTRSLDVCCSSLSVGGGFCTARGKSVSVSDEAMTRAKSLFSDVESNNLKLLHNTSLQNTKRDDLQNVGFQTASGRRVSMSSAALAKAKSFFTECHEDTADVPYACTSSSGGFNTASGKKVLVSHNAIARAKSLLDESFTDKGVCFQSPAAHKKAKNVLRECEEQNDKTSVKPSKIMKCEFNAASGKPVSFSAEARRKAKALFDDISLNQGVQTGARKITFSVPSVSGLAQGQSAFLREKKPAAAEATTHEGGDLPGQEMSDELDGEIYKTPEEPAVVNFQSHDLTDCTETQQLFLAKEALDCTKALLADESLAGPAMTLDNTQPKNDSHGPAEEQTRGKRSAEGTELDDQPPLKRRLLDELDGSLDSRGGSRLCPQTSSPNGLMKDRPAFKYNVLLRPNITKPHRDGMDYVEASASPRTNQKPSKAGLISAPAFFKTTEACSRSGNTKTPPAFVPPFKRQRTAIEQRSTKHLNNDTKTTQNSEDPHTSTSDHRITSHVCSERPPADGCWSQGTTLENVELARDMQDMRIRKKKHQTIRPLPGSLFRAKTSGATRILLKDVVAGRPPAKYTQKQLYEYGVHRHVCKITSETAEAFRFPLELFFKKDVFADEGSIQLADGGRLIPSRDGTAGREQFFRALCDTPGVDPKLLSDKWVFNHYRWIVWKLASMERSFPETMGGLCLTPERVLLQLKYRYDVEVDHSRRPALKKVMEKDDTAAKALVLCVCGVVSRGQVGNPCAVVWLTDGWYAIKAQLDEPLSILLREGRLAVGGKLIVHGAQLAGSQDPCTPLEAPESLMLKIFANSSRPARWDAKLGFYKDPRPFLLPLASLYGNGGPVGCVDIVVLRSYPVQWMERKNDGGVVFRSARAEEKEAARYNSHMQKAMEFLYAKIQAEFEQEDKESKRQLARRTVSHRDIGGLQDGQELYEAVGDDLAGLEAHLSEQQLETLQAYRRSLLEKKQAEMQARYRRATEKNADDGQASCPQRNVTPVWRLCVADSLNPTGNIYQLSLWRPSSDLQALLKEGCRYKVYNLSTSDRKKRADAATLQLTATKKTQFQDLQTSPECLSSCFQPRVSTNFVDLQNLEFNRVCGEVDLTGCVVSVIDGQGASPAFYLVDCNVNFVKVRCFSSLLQAGLADVVKSGALLALSNLQLRGRSVRPTPVVYAGDLTVFSANPKEEHLQQALGQLRNLLREQENFFVHAEDKLSQVLKCNLWSSASSPNLPPQTPTSQHMRATTTPQQPIRSLGCFTPVSRNLHPPANAPCSLEKDPRSLKRKRAMDYLSRVPSPPPLFRLGPAASPSVKKTFNCPRRTSVLCTVKTVHNPTPTPLSGGPSEEEWVNDQELAMIDTQALRVNNAL, from the exons ATGTACGACCATTTGACAGAGGAGCTCTGGAAAG AATTGGGACCGGTGGACCGCGACTGGTTCCAGTTGTTGACCACACGGGCCTTCTCTCGGGAAGGAAACGTCTCCGATCAAGAAGATCAACTGTGTCCCAACCAGGAGGGAAAATTCAAGACTCCTTTGGGGAAAACTGCTGCCGCTGCGGCAGAAAGTCAACAGTTTTCAACACCTAAAGTGTTCAGACGCGCTTATGGCGTGTCCCCGGACGCCAAAGACCAACAACAAG AGAAGGAAACGCTGCCATGGAGTGGCAGGAGTCCATGTTTGTTTCGGCTTTCCAAAAACAC GTTCCCGGGTTTAAATTATGGACATGCACAGCCACACACGCCGGGCTGTTTTg ATTTGCTGAACACGCCACAAAAATCCCCA GCCAGCTACGCCCAACACATTTCCGAAAGCCTGGGCGCCAACATTCACCCCGACATATCGTGGACCAGTTCTCTCAATACACCACCGGCTCTCCCTTCCACACTCATTTTAT CTAAAGCAGATGAAAGTCCCTGCCCGGTGACATTTTCTGTGGGTAAGAGTGTTGTG CTGGTTCGGAAGCTCTTCCCTTCTCTTTCCAATGCATCCTGTAATGGAGCGACGTCACCGCAAAGCAATGACCCACCTGTGTTTCTACAAG ATTCTGATTCTCCAGAGGCTGACCCTCACCCAGCGTCTCAAAGGCCCCCTCACGGTTCCCTGGAACACAGCGACGGCATCTGGAGAAAGCAGGTCCTGGACACCATCGAGGACGAGGCGATCCGCAGCCCAGTGGCCAGTGTTCTCGACAATGCCGAAAACAGTCCGGACACATTTTTCACCAATAGGAATTCGGTACTGAGGAAGGTGAAGAGCGACAGAATGCAAAGGAGGCAAGAAGAACGCCACAGCAGCTCCTCGGACGTTTCAACTGAGTCCAAGCCTGTCTCCCCTGAACAAGGAGAATCTGATCAAGAGCTATGCAGAAAGCATCCAGTTGAATGCGGAGACACTGGACTCACACAGTGGTCACCGTTGAGTTTATCGGACATTCTTGCCACCACTGTTGCGCCACAAGTGGGAGATAAATCTACTTCAACACAAGCAAAGAATGAATGTAATTCTGGCCAGCCAGTTAGACCATCTTTGAACACTGCTGgatttacaaagaaaaagacCAAATTCATTTACACCATTGACAAGGAGAAGCACTCTCTGAAGAACAACTCCAAACAAG gTCATGAACTGTCTGTTACATTGGTGCCAAAAACCTGTGACGAAGCAGGCGGTTGCAACATCAGCGATGGAAAGGAGGAGCTTCAACAATGGGAACATATCCCTAGAGAAAAGCTGCCTCCCTTGCTTCGAGCCAACACGCAGGATTTGGACATGTCGCAGCTTTGCCGAGCATTTGCGCAAGACTTCAGTCAAATGTCCCACCTGGGCGCACCATCTAAAGCAgctccaccaccaccatcacctcctcctcctagCAGCTTCTCCCCATTGGCCTGTCTTACAGCGTTGAAAGTTGCTCGACAAAAGGCCAAAAGGCAAGCAAGCGTTCATCGTGAAGCACCCCTCGACGAGTCAGTCGCTGAGGTAGTGGCGAGTGACAGCGGTTTCCTGTCAGCCAGTGCAGACTTCTCACATGTAACCACGTCTTGCTTGGAGAAACCCAATCCAAGCGACCAGTGCACTTTAGAGTCTACAAGTAGAGAACAAAGCAAGGTGTGTTTGGAGGAGCTTTCACTTGGAACAGCCACCAAGGATACATCAGCGCGGCTACTCTGCAGTCCTGCAGACTTACCCTGCCCGCCACTTTTACTTCAATCCAGTGATTGCGAAAAGACCCAAAAGAATGAAGCTGTTTATCTTCTCTCAAAACAGTTGACAGGTTTCAAAACGGCTTCCAACAGAGGTATACAAATATCAGCAGCCAACCTACAGAAAGCAGAGCACCTCTTTGACGAGACCATTGGTCAGCAACCAATCAAAGTTGTCTGTGACAAGGAAATTTCCGCAACGCTATCTTCTGTCGTGAGCCGCCCGGTAAAAGTTTCAAGAAAGTGTCTGTGGAAAGATGATGAAAATAGTAGCGAGACAGACGAAGGGAAGCCTCGTAGTGACTCCTCTATCAAACAAGTTCAAAATGCTCCAAAAAGTCCTGGAAACATGAGCACTGGTGCATGTCAGATTGATCAACACATCAGATGCGACTGGTATGCCAAAGAGGAAATTCCTGCAATTCCTTCTTCTGCCCCAAGCAGACTCATAAGAGTTTCTAAAAAAGTCTCTTTGAGTCCGAAAGAGGACCGTTTGGCATTTGAACTTTACGACACAGAGGAGTCACTTCAAAGCGTCTCTTCATCAATCAAGCGGCTTCAAAATGGTCCCAAAAGTCCTGGAAATATGAACGCAGTCGCATGTCAAGCTGATCAGCCCATTGAATACGACCTCGACGCTGAAGTGGGAAATCCCGCCTTTGCTGTTGCACCGTTAGGCCAAAAACTCAACCAGGGCAACTGCCAGCTGACTGCCTCCGAGAAGGCTGATGTGAAGGAGCTGTGCATCCTCCTGGAAGAGGAAGACAGCCAGTTTGAATTCACGCAGTTCAGAACTGTAAAGGTGAAACAACTGGGTCAAGAGGGTTCCACCTCTTCACCTACAGTGGGCAAAGACCTCGACCCTGACTTCCTGTCCAGTATTAATTTCGACGACAGCTTTTGCACAGAGGcaaatgagaaaatagtctTTACGTCAAACGATAAAACAAATCACGAAGAACCCAATGTGGCAAAGGAACCTCCACTAGAACCTTTGAAAAAAGAAGCAACAATCTCTAGCAGATTTCAAACAGCTGAAGCAGGTGTCATGAGAGTTTCCAAAAAGTGTCTGAAGaaaaccaaacatttattgcatgACTTGGAGTGGGGTACTTCAGCACACAAGCCAAGTGGCGAAGACTGTAGGCGAACTCTGCATGAGAGCACTTCTCAGAAAGAGAATAATTTTAAAGACAGCCAAGGCTTCCTTTCATCGGTCAAACCCGTTCAAAGCTCTCCAAAAAGTACTGGTGATATGCAGGCAGCTATGCATCAAGGTGGCTTCCAAATGGCCAGTGGGAAAACAATTTTGATTTCGCCCAGAGCGATGCAAAGGGGAAATGCTGTCTTCAAGAACTGTATTCATGAAAATGAACATCACCTTGTGGGAAGTAAGCCTTTAACGAATCCAGCGTTGTCATCCTCGGCTTCACCGACTCTTGTCTCCTCTATCGATAGCTACTTGAGCAGCAGTGCTGGATTCCGCCCAGCCGGTGGGAAGGGAGTACCTTTATCTGCTGAGGCCATGGCTCAGGCCAAACATCTTTTACAAGAAGAGCAAGTGAAATGTGGAACCTCTTTAGGAATCAAACATGTTGACCGTCGGCCGAGTGGGTTCCAGACAGCAGGTGGTAAACAAGTAGCTGTTTCCGTCGCTGCTCTGAAGAAAGCAAAATCATTGCTTGATGATTGTAATGAAGTCGAGGAACATCCATCCCGTTATCCACCAGAGAGAAAATGTGAGGTCCTGTCAGATAGCGAGAAGCCTGGGTCATTTTCAGACAAGTCTTTCTTTGACAATCTCTGCTCCACTTTAGAGAGTCCGTCTGTTTCTGGTGTAAAGGCGTTTAATGCAAAAAGAGGAAATGCTACAAATGTGGAGAAAGATGGCTCAAAATATCCAgtggaaaaagaagaaatacagcATTCTGAAAACCATGCAAATCCATCTTTGGAGGTTGGTTCTTCTTCCCTGGGTGGTGGTGGATTCTCTACTGCCAGTGGAAAGAAGGTATGCGTATCTGCGGCGGCCATGAAAAAAGCCAAACATCTTTTGCAGGAAGACCACGAGGATGACCTCAGCTCAGAaatgaaacacaaatgtttCTCAGGATTCGAACGTGTTGACTGTCGGTCTGGCGGATTCCAGACAGCTGGAGGCAAGCAACTCGTGGTTTCTTCTGCGACTCTTAAGAAGGCAAAAGTCTTGCTTAATGATTGTGATGCAATTGAAAAACAGCGAGCCTGTTATCCAGCTTCAAGAAAAAGTGAGTTCCTTTCAGCTAGCCGAAATCCCGTATCATTTTCAGCCAAGGCTGACCTCTGCTCCGTTTCAGAGAGTCCAGCTGCAAAGACTTGTGGCTTAAAACCAGCAAATGCTACAAACATGGAGAAGATGGCTGAGCCAAACATGAATGCTGGGCCATttctagaaaataaaaatatacatcatCATAACCTGGAAAATCATGGAACTCCATCTTTGGAGCGTGGTTCTTCATCACTGAGTGGCGGTGGATTCTGTACAGCCAGTGGGAAGAAAGTAATGGTGTCCACCGCTGCCATGGCAAAAGCCAAACATCTTTTGCAAGACGACCACGAAGATGACTCTACCAAACACGGAAGCTTTTTGAGAGTCGAACGCATTAACCACAGATTCCTGACTGCCGGAGGCAAACGAGTCGCTGTATCTCCTGCTGCAGTTAAGGATGCTGCAAATTCCTTACTTGATTGTGATTCAGTCGAGGAACAACCACCCCTTGATGCACCAGCAAGAAAAAGTAAGTTCCTGTCTGCTAGCGAAAAGCCTCTGTCATTTTTAGACAACCGTGTCTTTGACCAGGTCGGCCCCACTTCGGAGAGTCTGTCTGTTTCTGGTTTGAAGGTGAAGTTAAATTGTCTCAACTATCCcatggaaaatgaaaacatacagcATCATGACAAACTGGAAAACCATTTGGATTTTGTTGCTTCTTTCCCAAGTGGTGGTGGATTCTCTACTGCCAGTGGAAAGAAGGTATCTGTATCTGCAGTGGCCATTGAAAAAGCCAAACAGCTTTTGCAAGAAGACCGCAACGATGATCTgagcacaaaaatgaaacacGGATGCTTCTCAGGAGTCGAACGTGTCGACCGTCATATTGGTGGATTCCAGACCGCAGGAGGAAAGCAAGTCGCTATTTCTTCCACGGCTCTTAAGAAAGCAAAATCCTTGCTtgatgattatgattcagtcgAGGAACATCCATCCCGTTATCCACTGTCAAAAAAAAGTGAGTTCCTAGCTAGCGAGATGCCAGCCAACTCTCTCTTTGACAACCTCGACTCCACTTCAGAGGGTCCAGCTGTGAATACAAATGACGCAAATACTGCAAGCGAAGAGACGTTAGATGGTTCTTTTTTAATTGCAGGTGAGACAAACAGAAAGACCTCTGTACCTAACAAAGCAACACGAGAAGCAGATGATTACTTCCAAGACAGGATGGACAGTAATGATGGAATGCCAGGAAAAGACAAGGAAACAAGAAGTgaagaagtgaaaataaatgcgtTCAAGTTTGAAAATGTGAATGGTGCACCATTTGCGGACAAAAACATAGGGCCTCATAACAACCTGGAAAACCATGGAACTCGGTCATTGGACGTTTGTTGTTCTTCTCTGAGTGTTGGCGGCGGATTCTGTACTGCTCGTGGGAAGAGTGTGTCTGTCTCTGATGAAGCAATGACCAGAGCCAAATCTCTCTTCAGTGACGTTGAGAGCAACAACTTGAAGCTCCTCCACAACACTAGTTTGCAAAACACCAAACGGGACGATCTGCAAAATGTTGGCTTCCAGACGGCCAGCGGCAGAAGAGTTTCTATGTCTTCCGCAGCTCTCGCGAAGGCAAAATCCTTTTTCACCGAATGTCACGAAGACACAGCAGATGTACCCTATGCATGTACATCCAGCAGTGGTGGATTTAATACAGCAAGTGGGAAAAAAGTACTCGTGTCTCACAACGCAATAGCGAGAGCTAAGTCCCTGCTGGATGAAAGCTTCACGGACAAAGGCGTATGCTTCCAGTCACCTGCGGCTCACAAGAAAGCAAAAAACGTCCTGAGGGAGTGTGAGGAGCAGAATGATAAAACAAGTGTGAAACCAagcaaaataatgaaatgtgaaTTCAACGCAGCCAGTGGGAAACCTGTGTCCTTTTCCGCTGAGGCCCGCCGCAAAGCAAAAGCTCTTTTTGATGACATCAGCCTCAATCAAGGTGTCCAAACAGGCGCACGGAAAATTACCTTTAGCGTGCCTTCAGTGTCTGGGCTTGCTCAAGGTCAAAGTgcatttttaagagaaaaaaagccAGCGGCTGCAGAAGCAACGACACATGAAGGGGGCGACCTTCCTGGACAGGAAATGTCAGACGAGTTAGATGGTGAAATTTACAAGACACCTGAGGAGCCTGCAGTAGTAAATTTCCAGTCGCACGACCTGACTGACTGCACTGAAACGCAGCAGTTGTTTCTAGCCAAGGAAGCGTTGGACTGTACCAAAGCCTTACTGGCGGATGAGAGTCTCGCTGGACCCGCCATGACGTTGGATAACACTCAGCCAAAGAACGACTCCCATGGGCCTGCAGAGGAGCAAACGCGTGGCAAAAGATCAGCAGAAGGCACTGAATTGGATG ACCAACCTCCTCTAAAAAGAAGATTACTGGACGAGCTCGACGGATCTCTTGACAGTCGAGGAGGATCGAGGCTTTGCCCGCAAACAAGTTCTCCCAATG GTCTAATGAAGGACAGGCCAGCGTTCAAGTACAATGTCTTGCTTCGTCCAAACATCACCAAGCCACACAG AGACGGAATGGATTACGTGGAGGCTTCCGCGTCTCCAAGGACGAACCAGAAGCCCTCGAAGGCCGGGTTGATTTCTGCTCCTGCGTTTTTCAAGACGACGGAGGCATGCTCGAGAAGCGGCAATACAAAAACGCCTCCCGCCTTTGTTCCTCCGTTCAAAAGACAAAGAACGGCGATCGAACAGAGGTCCACGAAACACTTAAATAACGAcactaaaacaacacaaaacagtgAGGACCCTCACACAAGCACCTCAGACCATCGTATCACCAGTCACGTCTGCAGTGAAAGGCCACCTGCTGATGGGTGTTGGAGTCAAG GGACGACGCTAGAGAATGTCGAGCTGGCACGAGACATGCAAGACATGAGGATTAGGAAGAAGAAGCACCAGACTATAAGACCTCTGCCAGGAAGCTTGTTTCGAGCTAAAACCTCGGGAGCGACAAGGATTCTTTTAAAGGATGTGGTGGCTGGGAGGCCTCCTGCCAAGTACACCCAGAAACAG CTGTACGAATATGGCGTGCATCGGCACGTGTGCAAGATCACCAGCGAGACCGCAGAGGCTTTCCGCTTCCCTCTCGAGCTgttcttcaaaaaggatgtCTTTGCAGACGAAGGCAGCATTCAACTTGCGGACGGCGGGCGACTGATTCCGAGCAGGGACGGGACGGCCGGCAGAGAGCAGTTCTTTCG AGCCTTGTGCGACACACCTGGCGTGGATCCCAAACTGCTGAGTGACAAGTGGGTGTTCAATCACTACAGGTGGATTGTGTGGAAGCTGGCCTCCATGGAGAGATCCTTCCCGGAAACAATGGGAGGCCTCTGCCTCACACCTGAGAGAGTTCTACTACAGCTCAAGTACAG ATATGACGTGGAGGTTGACCACAGCCGGCGGCCTGCTCTGAAGAAGGTCATGGAAAAGGACGACACAGCGGCGAAAGCTCTGGTTCTCTGCGTCTGCGGGGTGGTCTCACGAGGCCAAGTGGGAAACCCGTGTGCGGTGGTGTGGTTGACAGATGGCTGGTACGCCATTAAAGCCCAGCTGGATGAGCCGTTGAGCATCCTGCTTCGTGAGGGTCGACTGGCCGTGGGCGGGAAGCTTATTGTCCACGGTGCCCAGCTGGCGGGGTCGCAGGACCCCTGCACGCCACTGGAGGCGCCCGAATCGCTCATGCTTAAG ATTTTTGCCAACAGCAGCAGACCTGCCCGATGGGACGCCAAACTTGGATTTTACAAGGATCCTCGGCCGTTCCTGCTTCCTCTGGCCTCGCTGTACGGCAACGGTGGACCTGTCGGATGCGTGGACATTGTGGTTCTGAGAAGCTACCCCGTACAG TGGATGGAGAGGAAGAATGATGGAGGCGTGGTGTTCCGCTCGGCCCGCGCCGAAGAGAAGGAGGCGGCTCGCTACAACAGCCACATGCAGAAGGCCATGGAGTTCCTCTATGCCAAGATACAAGCGGAGTTTGAACAGGAGGACAAGG AGAGCAAACGTCAACTCGCAAGACGGACTGTGAGTCATCGGGATATTGGAGGTCTGCAGGACGGGCAGGAGCTGTACGAAGCAGTGGGGGACGACCTAGCTGGACTGGAG GCCCATCTGAGCGAGCAGCAGCTGGAAACTCTGCAGGCTTACCGCCGCTCgctgctggaaaaaaaacaggcggAAATGCAGGCTCGCTACCGACGCGCTACCGAGAAAAATGCGGACGACGGCCAAGCGAGCTGCCCTCAGAGAAACGTCACCCCTGTATGGAGACTCTGCGTCGCGGACTCTTTGAATCCCACTGGCAACA tttaccAGTTGAGTCTTTGGCGTCCGTCGTCGGACCTGCAGGCCCTATTAAAGGAAGGTTGTCGATACAAAGTCTATAACCTGTCCACGTCGGACAGGAAGAAGCGTGCCGATGCTGCCACGCTTCAGCTCACCGCCACcaagaaaacacaatttcagGACCTTCAG ACCTCTCCAGAATGCTTATCATCGTGCTTTCAACCTAGAGTGTCTACCAACTTTGTGGATCTTCAAAACCTAGAATTTAATCGTGTGTGTGGAGAGGTTGATCTGACTGGCTGCGTTGTCAGTGTGATTGATGGACAag GTGCTTCTCCTGCCTTCTACCTGGTGGACTGCAACGTGAACTTTGTGAAGGTCCGCTGTTTCAGCAGCCTGCTTCAGGCCGGCCTGGCGGACGTGGTGAAATCCGGCGCGTTACTGGCTCTGAGCAACCTGCAGCTGAGGGGCCGATCCGTCCGGCCCACCCCCGTCGTGTATGCGGGAGACCTCACAGTCTTCTCCGCCAACCCCAAAGAAGAGCATCTCCAACAGGCCCTCGGACAGCTCAGGAACCTTCTACGG gAACAAGAGAACTTCTTTGTGCATGCAGAGGACAAACTTTCCCAGGTGCTCAAGTGTAACCTGTGGAGTTCCGCCAGCTCTCCCAATCTGCCTCCTCAAACTCCCACAAGTCAACACATGAGGGCGACT ACCACACCTCAGCAGCCTATCAGAAGCCTGGGCTGCTTCACTCCAGTAAGCAGGAACCTTCACCCGCCAGCCAACGCTCCTTGTTCATTGGAGAAAGACCCGAGAAGCTTGAAGAGGAAGCGAGCGATGGACTACCTGTCTCGCGTGCCGTCTCCCCCGCCGTTGTTCCGCCTGGGCCCGGCCGCTTCGCCCTCTGTCAAGAAGACCTTCAACTGTCCTCGGAGAACTTCCGTGCTTTGCACTGTAAAAACTGTACACAACCCAACACCGACACCGCTATCTGGAGGCCCATCCGAGGAGGAGTGGGTGAACGACCAAGAGCTCGCTATGATTGATACGCAGGCCTTGCGTGTCAATAACGCACTGTAA